ACAAAGATTTTGGTGTCCGCCCCCCAGCTACCAAAGGTCTCCACGGCAACGGGCACGAAGTTATATGCAGGCAATAGAGCTGCATACTTCTGCCTCTTCTTCTCAGCGGCATCCTCAGCCGCTGCCGCCGGTGAGTGGATGGTTCGACCAAGGTGGCTGGCGGCAACAGTGCTGACACAAGTAGCGTCCCAAACCAGGCACTTGCCATTTTTCCAAGGCACCAAAGTCAAACCATCCGGTCTCCTCCCGTCAGACCTACACAGGCCCGGGGGCTCAAGCACGCAGGGTACGCTCGCTGACACTAAGGCCCTCCGGATAATATCGTTGAGTGCATGGTGTCGCGAGAACCTCCCCGCGCAACGTCGACAACTCAGTGCGTGATGGCCATCAGCTTCCACCATGGAACCGCAGGTGCATATGTGGGGTTCACACACCTTGCAACCCAGGCGAAAAGCCACCGCCACACGCAAAGAGTCGTCGTCTAATAAGGTGCCCAAGTGAGGGGAGGGTAACGCGTGCAACCATGCCCCAGATTCAGGTTGGGAAACCGCCCGGAGTCTGGCCAAAGATGCCCCATCGGCACGAGACATAAGTTGACCCTGGATCCGCTTCGCCCCGACATCATCCCACGCACGCTGAAGATCGGACTCAACAGGGATTGACTCTCCCGCGTTGAGGGCCCCCCATGCTGACAAGGCATCGGACACATAGGGCAAACTTTCCCCGCCGCCATTAGATTGGAGGATAGTAGCGACAAGGTCTGCAACCCCATGCGCCGACGCCAAGAAAGCCGGCAAGCCCACATCACGAGATAATCGCACCCCTAAACCCCCATACCGGATCGGGAGAGTCGCCTGCAATATAAATTGGAATGGAAAGAACTTCAGTGTAGAGTCTGCGCCTCGAAAGAAGTTCTGCGGCTGCGGTAAGTGGCGCAGTAGGTACCTGCAATGAcgaactttctaggctacgttccccaaaaataatatagatggcgttgtacacgatttaacgtgataattatctattttctcattgttagGGTTatcattcaaaaataaaatggcagaggcataatatgtaaaaacaatgttgcttgatatttggatcagataatTATGTGCCTCATTATATAGtttcttcactttattttgattgaTCTGAATAAAAATGGGTGCAAGAAGTGTTttgcctgggtataataaaaCTTGCtttatgtctattatccatgaaattagaaggttaatcgCAGGAAAATCTCTACCGCGCcaactatattatttttggggaagtccctcattagtgacattaaaatccgcgggactcgTTTCATGGCACATTCTCTAGCTAGTAATAATCatggtaataatattttcattttatcaaCTGCGAGGCAATGGAACGCAGCCATACAACCTAATCTGCAGTTTCGAGCTCTTTCataagaatataataattattgcattaCAACATAGGCCACTAGTGGGGAGTTTAATTATTTAAGGAAAAATGCAAgttttactatatttttaattgattattGTATAAACTACTTACTATGTATTTTGTACATACAGTAAGTGAACCAAGTTAATAgctaaatgtaataaaaaactgTAACAATGCATTATAGTTCActcatataatattatgtataaaaagtgtgcctcatttttatattaacacTTACAGCATTGCATACCACTTGCTTGTTTTACTTCTACTATAAATGTAGTTAAAGAAAATATACAATTCTAGGTAACTAATAGTATTTTCAAGTTcacattaattaaaaatatataacagtttattttattgctgagtgttttacttatttgtacTGTGCATCCGCCCCTCCGTAAAAGTGTATCAGTTACTGAACTTTATTACACTAAAAACTACATTAACAACTGACTGCAAGTAAGGATCTCCTTCCCAAAACAATTTTCCACACGCTTGACACAATATTCCTGGTTTTTGAGATTCTGTCAATTTACGAACATCACTTATCTCGATAGCCACACCTCTATTGGTAACACAACTTGTATTGTTGCTGTACACAGCTTGGACAGGCTGTAAGTAATCCTCATCACAATCTGAATCACTAAGAAAATTTTTGAAatcgccatcatcatcatcactgtcTCTTTGGTACCTGGTGTTAATATTCTTACTACTAGACTCATAATTTACACAGATGTTACAAATTTCATTTGGTGATAGTCTCACCATATCTTGGCTATTACAATTTATACATCTGCTTAGGAAATCACTTTCTTTAATCTTTACATTAAAGTTGCTAAGAACCTTTTGAAGCTGTTCCTTAATACTACCTTTTCCTACATCTAATATAGACTTTTGCGGAAAATTTGAAGTTGGTGTACACTTCAATTTAGTTAATAGGATCAGACGATCCTCGGATATAGCTAAGTTTATTACATCATACCACAACATGGTGGTAGACATCACAGTTGTGTCCAAGCCACAATATCTCAAGTAGCACATTATATTGGATAGTGTTGGATCAACTAGAAATTTCATATCCTTCACAGACTTGTTGCAATCTACAGCCTGAATCTTATCAACTACTTTTTTCTTTGTACACTTCTTTTTCCCTTCTAACATAACATCATTACAAATTTCTTCAAAGTTAATATTCTGTTGTTGACTCAATGTTTGCAAATAGTAATATATTTCTACAAGCACATGAGCATCAAGGGCAGCATACATTATTTGTGTGTCCCTAAGTGGTCTTAACTCCCAATTTGAACACTGTTCTGATTTCTCAAGAGGTAATCCAAAACATGACTGCACAAGGGAGCTGAGACTGCAACCTACATTATCACTGTTGCCAGATAAGGTCAGTCCACAGTCTATGAGATTCTTCCATAAAAGGCTCAAGTCTAGTAATCCTTCCCCTTTTACTTTAATATTACCTAGTCCAGTTACTGTAGCTTTCATTTCTTTTAGGTCTTGTTCGAGTCCAAATCCTATTTTAATGATTTCAGCATTCTCTAAAAAGGACTTGTGGAATGTGTACCAAAAACTTGAATACTGttgcttatttaaaattaatgcatCAATTAGGAAGACTTGGTTAAGTGTAGCAATTTGTACTAGTGCAACTTGAGATTGTGTAGCTCCAAATGATGGTTTCCATTCACAATCAATGCTTACTACATTACATTTCACTATATCAGAATTCATAAGGTCATAAAATTTCTCAGGAGTGTCAATCATAATTATATGATCAGCTGGTATAGAAAGCTTATAACATGATTGTGTAGCATTTTTTAGTGGTGCATCCCAATCTTCATCTTCATCATTTGTCTCTTGTAATGATAAATCTCTCAAAGCAAGGGGTAAGTCATTTTCAGGTAATTTTAAGTATTGAGCCCATTTCAGGGCTTCTTTTTTGTCATAGTCAACTAACATGTCAATAAATTCCTGAGCAGATCCAGCACTCTGTTTCAAGGAGTCTTTCACTAAGTCATCCCAGACTGAGGAACTGACATTGTGTTCCTGATACTTTTGATGTATCAAATACCTCAATCCTCCAGTTGTTCGATTCTTGCTGAGATTCTTGCATGACTCAATGGGAACATTAAACTTATTACACAACCGCGCTACTAACTTTCCAAGTGGCTTATAGTGTAGCTTGTCATACTTAACATgaccaattttattttcttctatgTAGCTTTGTACATAGTCACGAATACTAACAGTTTTATCTAGAAGCTTGTCCAGAAACTGTAGTAGGGGTTGGACTTGGTTGGGGCACTCTGCCAAATATTCATCAATCATGTTAGTTTTGTCTTGCAAAATTAAAGGGAAAAGAAGATCTTGCACTGGTATATCTTCAAACAATTCCATGGCTATAACTATATGAGAAGCTTGCCTGCAGTTATCATCCCTAATCATGTCTTTCACTATAGGCAAGATGGTTTCCTTGATAGTAGCAACTTGGTAGGTTTTCACCATCAAGCTAAGGAAATGTTGGTTACGTTGTTGAATAGCGATACGAAATGCAggtagttttaaagattcatCGGGTACAACTCCATTTACATGTGACCATTTTTGTAATGTTTCTATAATAAAATACGGCAATGTTTTGGGTTTACAGTCTTTAAAGTCTTCGGATTTTATGGTAAACACGAGTGCTACCCTATGTGGGTCTGGTAATGAATGAAAAAACATTTCTATGTGGCTTTCTATAGTTGCACTTTTCTTCCATGTTTTCCATGTTATTTTAAGCTGCTGGAACCATAATTTGGCGTTGTCGTCAAGATCCACATTTAAACCAGTAGCCCGCAAGGAGTCTTCGACAGAAGGAACAATTTTGATAGATTGATTCTTGCTTACAAGCTGATTCAGatccatttttgttttattcataTTCGACACAATACTACAGGCTTCAAATTGGCGAGACatatttaatatgatttaaaGTAGGCAATAATTTACATTGCAATATGcctatttatttaacaaaacgatttaataaacatacaacaaaataataattcaagCAAACACTTTCTTCGAATTGATTTGTCAATCATGTCAGTTTTGACATATTGTTGACGCAGTTGACGTTTCACTATGCATGAGTTACCGTTTACAATACAACACATCCCTAACGACAGAACGAACATGGAACGAACACAAAGGAAAGCCGGTGTTATTGCAGTGTTATTTTAACGTGAACGCGCACCTAGACGCGCCGCAAGAGTTGCGTGCCCACGCCGTGTAATCTGCGTGGATCGAATGTTGTCAATAtgcatcatattttttaatgataaatgaCAAGTGTGTTGGCATGTGATTGGTTAGCGGTAACAGCCATCTTAATCGGCGTCCTGTTAAAAATGTGACTGAAACTGTATGATCgagtaaagtgtatttgtactAATCTTCTCCAGTTTATCGTGTAATACAAAGCTCGGTGAATCTTTTCACATGTATTTTCTTTCGTAGATAATGTACTACGAGTGTTGTGTTTGCAATAGTTCGAAAAGGCACTGTTTTGCATCATTTTCCGTGCACCGAGAAAATACTCAATAAGCGGCTGAAATGTCTCGAAAACCAAAGTAAAAAAGATACTTATACCAAGAAGTGAACTTTTGTAACTCTTTGTGTATAAATTGCATATTAAAGGACACGGATTTATCCCGTCTAAATCTAAAAAAGTGTTTGCCTCCGATGCAAAAATCATTTCTTACATCACGCATAAAATATAGTAacaaatttcaaaataaataatgtaatgaaTAATCTCTCACATCTTTTTAACCTTACGAAGCAAGCCTTGATTTGAAAACGATCAGGAGATTAGGTCTTGTTTCTGGATTCGGTATTATTTTCTATAGATTTTACGATTATCTGGGACtttgaagtaagtacttacttgtttcAAAGTCGAATTAATTGTAGAATAATACTGATCCCGGTCAAAAGATCTGATCTTTTGAACGTCCCGCTCCTGTACAATAACGCGTAGTTTTTTGCCAAgtaaaattcgattattaaaaaaaaaacagctgtcATGTATCATTAGAACCAATCAACCAAAACGTTAGTATTAGAGATGTTCATCTGATACGTAGTATATCTTAATTATCTGTGCACGCGCcgatgtttttgtattttggcATTAGGTGCGCGAAGTTGCATacgatttttatataaaaaaaaaaaaaaataaaagatttataaaatgcGATGATCTCAGCGTGTGCGGCTTCTACGGCGGGTGTAGGTGCGCGTTCAACTTTAAGCCTACCTAGCAGGCAGCTATGCTGGGCATCTCTATTTTCCgggatatttgaaaaaaaaaagaacgtatTACAAATCGTAGAGGgaggatagatagatagatagataaatgatttatttggtctacagacacacatgcatacaatacaaatcaacaacaatacacaccacatacaaaatgtttaacacacgccaggtatgtatgtgtgctgcagcagcgcaaaacggtcatagctcagcgcaagcatttgccctttcgagcaaatcgctgattttcagctacaacccggatagaggaaaccgcggatacggtaaccgaactaattgacgttgtttacaaataataaataatgcatgCAGAAGATAATCGTAAAAATGCGTTGTAAGATTACTGATATACCTActacgtacataataaaaagatacttgtttgatattttataggtatatatgtcgtggccagatcatagaattgaccatttcatgaaatgatcgaccatttcatgaaatggtcgtatttcatgaaatggccaacttcaactgaccatatcgttgaaacgtcagcgtttaatgatatttccatccacgtttggccatatcattaatgtagggtgtccatgataagtggtgtaataaaaacgcgaaataagataggaaataatgtattactctagtacaaagtacaaaaatgtttaaaagtcaattaaaaattaaaaagtcgttttcgattaacggagtgttgatgtagttgacatatacgccgtaactgcatctcgctttgaagtcgtcgtcatattttttgacactatttcatgccattggtcatcattcagtatacttttcgtgtgtaagataaacatactggcggcttaggggtggcccaagggccacccccgccgcaccctaacctactgttatgccttgtaaaaattataaaaaaaaggattatgataatttaaattatgacaaaaacatttatgcgttttaatagaatcctgtttcaagtagttaatgccatctgcggcatatctacaataagtcacgtcaaaaaaagaaactttacggacagtaggatcgtctatatttttctttttttaaattaatatctctttattcgcagttttaattatatcatattatgaaatccaataatagtccattgatttacgtagcgtggtcactcgaccttcattatttgccatataacctaaaaataaataaaagttgctgtctactgttaatacgagtttttcttttcactttagtgtcaaaacattgcttcaatgcacttttatcttgtatttgctcattattattcgtattattcgcgttcacacaagaataattattgtccgccgccattatgcaaaacataaacaaagcgacaccagcgccactaccggtggataatgttactattttacgatatgatcgctaacgtttggccatatcatgaagtaatcatgcatttagttggtcatatcgttaaacgttttgtgttcattgatctggccaaaccacatcatgatgtggccaacgaatgttgttccatttcatgaaatacgaccatttcatgaaatggtcgatcatttcatgaaatgatcaattctatgatatggccacgatatatatataataacaatctAAATGCATAGACAAAATAACTATAAAGCAGTGTTCGCCACCTATGCAAGAAGTTGTGAATTTCCTTGTTTCTGACAAtatagaagtattttttttactttttccttaaaagataattttgatgtacctctacggtacaaATAACGAATTAAATGTTACCTGTGTTTATGCATGGTAGCCAAATGGTAGCAATGTCCGCGTAGTAGCCTGGCACTAGTGCCTACGGGCGGGTTCTACGggtaaaagtaaaagtaaatttTCAACACTGGCAACTCATCCATGACACGGAGTTTTTTTGACGTTTGAAAATAAGAAGATCTTTTATAGTGTCGTCTTAACAATTTCCACATAATTTGTTTTGATCATGaagatatttaatttattttcataaatctCTATATAATTTAAACgaatttagttttttaattgttacttaaaTATTGTATATAGTTATTTCACACAATAACTATTAAAAACTTTAATTATTAAGATTTCAATTTTACTTGTATTGTAAAGAACTTATTCATACCatccattcattcattcgttcatttCTCCCTCCCTGCACCCGTTTCCCCCGTTACGAAGCGAATTTCGATGTGAGTGAGTGTGATTGTCCTCGTAGTTTTTGGTCGAAGTTATTGTTGTCGTAGCTATTGTTTTATTACACAAAATCATACATAAGTGATATTTAGTGAATTACTTTCAAATAGTTTCTTTTCTTTGTTGTCTCAGATAATTCACTATGGAGCTTTCTGCTGAGGGTAAAACTCCTGAGTACATGGCTCTTGCAGGCATCAAGTTCAAGCTGTCTTTACCTGAACTTAAAGATGATCCTAAGCTGAAAGAACAATTACTGCAAGGTATCAAAGCCGGTCACATGGCTCCTTACTATAAAGAAGTGTGCACGGATCTGGGGTGGAATTTTGATCAGAAGTTATATGATGAGATGGCAAAAGAGAATCAAGATAGGTTATCTAAGTTCGAAGAAGATGACTCGGAGACTCCAG
This portion of the Pectinophora gossypiella chromosome 1, ilPecGoss1.1, whole genome shotgun sequence genome encodes:
- the LOC126367682 gene encoding exonuclease mut-7 homolog — its product is MSRQFEACSIVSNMNKTKMDLNQLVSKNQSIKIVPSVEDSLRATGLNVDLDDNAKLWFQQLKITWKTWKKSATIESHIEMFFHSLPDPHRVALVFTIKSEDFKDCKPKTLPYFIIETLQKWSHVNGVVPDESLKLPAFRIAIQQRNQHFLSLMVKTYQVATIKETILPIVKDMIRDDNCRQASHIVIAMELFEDIPVQDLLFPLILQDKTNMIDEYLAECPNQVQPLLQFLDKLLDKTVSIRDYVQSYIEENKIGHVKYDKLHYKPLGKLVARLCNKFNVPIESCKNLSKNRTTGGLRYLIHQKYQEHNVSSSVWDDLVKDSLKQSAGSAQEFIDMLVDYDKKEALKWAQYLKLPENDLPLALRDLSLQETNDEDEDWDAPLKNATQSCYKLSIPADHIIMIDTPEKFYDLMNSDIVKCNVVSIDCEWKPSFGATQSQVALVQIATLNQVFLIDALILNKQQYSSFWYTFHKSFLENAEIIKIGFGLEQDLKEMKATVTGLGNIKVKGEGLLDLSLLWKNLIDCGLTLSGNSDNVGCSLSSLVQSCFGLPLEKSEQCSNWELRPLRDTQIMYAALDAHVLVEIYYYLQTLSQQQNINFEEICNDVMLEGKKKCTKKKVVDKIQAVDCNKSVKDMKFLVDPTLSNIMCYLRYCGLDTTVMSTTMLWYDVINLAISEDRLILLTKLKCTPTSNFPQKSILDVGKGSIKEQLQKVLSNFNVKIKESDFLSRCINCNSQDMVRLSPNEICNICVNYESSSKNINTRYQRDSDDDDGDFKNFLSDSDCDEDYLQPVQAVYSNNTSCVTNRGVAIEISDVRKLTESQKPGILCQACGKLFWEGDPYLQSVVNVVFSVIKFSN